A section of the Castanea sativa cultivar Marrone di Chiusa Pesio chromosome 12, ASM4071231v1 genome encodes:
- the LOC142618501 gene encoding uncharacterized protein LOC142618501: protein MSYPYYSPPPPSTPPPPPPPSPLPCNPVVAPPPPPPHHHHHHHHAHPPPPPPPPSPPPPPHHHVHHKLPPPPPPPAHYPGYFQPPPPPPTHAPPPPPTHAPPPHYGPTPPTTPTPSWAPPPRSPYPKPPPTHYGPTPPPKVSPETRPTLPPPPHNGPTPQPPTPSWSPPHSHAPPPKNAYPPTSPTPPQGSAPSPHPIHTSPPTPTTPGKTPPPKSPSSPPTPSKGPTPPPYPRSPPTPTTPPTPYSIVPSSPNFPGKTPPIYVPPPPPPNAFPPSLSPPSGGHNTTIIAVGVSLGGAFFLAFLLVGLFCLAKKKKQRPVMVPAPVCIEEEERVHETIVTGPHGEQTVTIEDDVRIHEAVGTSSGIGLHGGGPPCEPEVPGAYTYPPPPPGPHQHY, encoded by the coding sequence ATGAGTTACCCATACTACTCTCCTCCACCACCATCTACAccacctcctccaccaccaccatcaccattgCCATGTAATCCTGTCGtggcaccaccaccaccaccacctcaccaccaccaccaccaccatcatgcCCATCCTCCaccgccgccaccaccaccgTCACCACCACCGCCGCCACATCATCATGTTCATCACAAAttgccaccgccaccgccaccaccagCCCACTACCCTGGTTATTTTCagccacctccacctccaccaacTCAtgcaccaccacctccaccaacTCATGCACCACCACCTCATTATGGTCCAACTCCCCCAACTACTCCAACCCCATCTTGGGCACCACCACCACGCAGTCCATACCCGAAACCACCACCAACTCATTACGGTCCAACTCCACCACCTAAAGTTTCACCAGAAACACGCCCaacactaccaccaccacctcaTAATGGTCCAACTCCCCAACCTCCAACCCCATCTTGGTCACCACCACATTCACATGCACCACCACCTAAAAATGCTTATCCCCCAACCAGCCCAACCCCACCACAAGGTTCAGCTCCATCACCCCACCCCATCCATACGTcaccaccaacaccaacaacacCAGGTAAGACACCGCCACCAAAATCCCCATCATCTCCACCGACACCATCAAAAGGTCCAACACCACCACCATACCCAAGATCACCTCCAACTCCAACAACACCTCCAACCCCTTATAGTATCGTACCATCCTCACCAAACTTCCCTGGTAAAACCCCACCAATTTATGtgcctcctcctcctcctccaaatGCTTTCCCACCATCATTGTCACCTCCATCTGGGGGTCACAACACAACTATTATAGCTGTTGGTGTCTCTCTAGGCGGTGCTTTCTTCCTTGCATTCCTTTTAGTCGGCCTCTTCTGCTTAGCCAAGAAAAAGAAGCAGAGGCCAGTGATGGTTCCTGCACCAGTTTGTATTGAGGAAGAAGAACGAGTCCATGAAACAATAGTAACCGGTCCACATGGCGAGCAAACTGTGACAATAGAAGATGATGTCCGAATTCATGAAGCTGTGGGTACTAGTAGTGGTATTGGTTTGCATGGAGGAGGACCTCCGTGTGAACCAGAGGTACCTGGGGCTTACACTTATCCTCCACCGCCACCAGGACCGCACCAACATTACTAA